In a genomic window of Poecilia reticulata strain Guanapo linkage group LG22, Guppy_female_1.0+MT, whole genome shotgun sequence:
- the dicer1 gene encoding endoribonuclease Dicer, with the protein MAGLQLVTPATSPMGPFFGLPWQQEAIHDDIYTPRKYQVELLEAALERNTIVCLNTDSGKTFIAVLLTKELSHQIRGSYQENAKRTVFLVNSVSSVIQQAAAVRTHSDLQVGEYSDWKEASAWSDQRWRQEISTNQVLVMTCHIFLHVLKSRILPLSKINLVVFDDCHLAITEHPYCDIMKLFEECTSGPRILGLTASILNGKCDPSELEQKIQNLERILKSNAETATDLVVLDRYTSQPREVVLDCGPYVDRSGLSSRLQAELDEALLFLNDCNVPFSREDRDPTFISKQILSDCRAVLLVLGPWCADKAAGIMVRELQKYIKHEQEELNRKFLLFTDTILRKVHALCEEHFSPASLDLKFVTPKVLRLLEILHEYKPLERQQFESVEWYNNRNQDNYVSWSDSEDEDEDEEVEAKERPEANFPSPFTNILCGIIFVERRYTAVVLNRLIKEAGKQDPELAYISSNFITGHSIGKNQPRNKQMEVEFRKQEEVLRKFRAHETNLLIATSIVEEGVDIPKCNLVVRFDLPTEYRSYVQSKGRARAPVSNYIMLADSERTKSFEEDLTTYKAIEKILRNKCSKSVEAGEFEAEQSLDDDNLLPPYVLRSEDGGPRVTINTAIGHINRYCARLPSDPFTHLAPKCKTMETGDGRFQSTLFLPINSPLRVPVKGPVMNCARLAEKAVALLCCEKLHKIGELDDHLMPVGKETVKYEEELDLHDEEETNVPGRPGSTKRRQCYPKAIPECLQDSYALPEQTYFLYVIGMVLTTPLPDELNFRRRKLYPPEDTTRCFGILTAKPIPRIPHFPVYTRSGEVTISIELQKSGFTLSSAQLDLITRMHQYIFSHILRLEKPALEFKPTLADSAYCVLPLNVVGDSDTLDMDFMFMEDIEKSEARTGIPTTKYTKQNPFIFKLEDYQDAVIIPRYRNFDQPHRFYVADVYTDLTPLSRFPSPEYETFAEYYKTKYNLDLSNLNQPLLDVDHTSSRLNLLTPRHLNQKGKALPLSSAEKRKAKWESLQNKQILVPELCAIHPIPASLWRKAVCLPSILYRLHCLLTAEELRAQTATEAGVGVQTLPTDFRYPNLDFGWKRSIDIKTFSPCPESCSEEADCKHQNLTFLALPSSHQGPLTGPAEGPCTENLTNGTTVTDDGHRDEHLHQHDSCQGCGGSSEWKHDATSVPAQTPLGSSSPQPSHECTSRRTSPHSNEATSDCTRTAPSPDLTAGPRAVDSPRNLGPNPGLILQALTLSNASDGFNLERLEMLGDSFLKHAITTYLFCTYPDAHEGRLSYMRSKKVSNCNLYRLGKKKGLPSRMVVSIFDPPVNWLPPGYVVNQDKSSSDRVDSEEAREELVSNGRSGNDFDDEDRDDEGEDVDEDELMLKDEPKDDVNMEDDLEYYKEHIRFIDNMLLGSGAFGKKISISGFGPPLSPAPGSSPSMDSSYDWKAPKKPAQHSEQAHCGSAAEEFDYSSWDAMCYLDPSKAGEEDDFVVGFWNPSEENCGTELGKQSISYDLHTEQCIADKSIADCVEALLGCYLTSCGERAAQMFLCSLGLKVLPVQRGSHTVLVVPAVLTPAVELMYGWLKIPPRCMLDHPDAERTLQHLISGFENFERKINYTFQNKAYLLQAFTHASYHYNTITDCYQRLEFLGDAILDYLITKHLYEDPRQHSPGVLTDLRSALVNNTIFASLAVKYDYHKFFKAISPELFHVIDDFVQFQLEKDEMQGMDSELRRSEEDEEKEEDIEVPKAMGDIFESLAGAIYMDSRMSLETVWQVYYPMMRPLIEKFSANVPRSPVRELLEMEPETAKFSPAERTYDGKVRVTVEVVGKGKFKGVGRSYRIAKSAAARRALRSLKANQPQVQTN; encoded by the exons ATGGCAGGCCTGCAGCTCGTCACCCCTGCTACTTCACCCATGGGGCCCTTCTTTGGTCTGCCGTGGCAGCAGGAGGCCATCCATGACGACATCTACACGCCCAGGAAATATCAG GTTGAACTTCTCGAAGCAGCTCTTGAACGCAACACTATCGTCTGCTTGAACACGGACTCAGGGAAGACCTTTATTGCAGTACTCCTAACTAAAGAGCTCTCCCACCAAATCCGAGGGAGCTACCAGGAAAATGCCAAAAGGACAGTTTTCCTGGTGAATTCAG tatcGTCTGTAATTCAGCAAGCGGCTGCAGTCAGAACTCACTCGGACCTCCAGGTGGGGGAATACTCGGACTGGAAGGAGGCGTCAGCTTGGTCGGATCAGAGATGGAGGCAGGAGATTTCCACAAATCAG GTGCTGGTGATGACGTGCCACATCTTCCTTCATGTTCTGAAGAGTCGGATCTTACCTCTGTCTAAAATCAACCTGGTGGTGTTCGATGATTGTCACCTGGCGATAACGGAGCATCCGTACTGTGACATCATGAAG CTGTTTGAGGAATGCACTAGTGGACCACGAATACTGGGCCTCACTGCTTCCATCCTCAATGGGAAGTGTGACCCATCCGAACTGGAGCAGAAGATCCAGAATCTAGAGAGAATCCTGAAAAGCAACGCTGAAACGGCGACTGACCTGGTGGTCCTCGACAG GTACACGTCTCAGCCGAGGGAAGTGGTGCTGGACTGCGGTCCCTATGTGGACAGGAGTGGCCTTTCATCCCGTTTGCAGGCGGAGCTGGATGaagctctcctcttcctcaacGACTGCAACGTCCCGTTTTCCAGAGAGGACAGAGATCCCACATTCATCTCCAAACAG ATCCTGAGTGACTGCCGGGCCGTGCTGCTGGTTCTGGGTCCTTGGTGTGCAGACAAGGCTGCAGGTATCATGGTGCGAGAGCTGCAGAAGTACATCAAACACGAACAGGAGGAGCTCAACAGGAAGTTCCTGCTCTTCACCGACACCATCCTGCGGAAGGTGCACGCTCTGTGTGAGGAGCACTTCTCCCCCGCCTCCCTGGACCTCAAGTTCGTCACGCCGAAGGTGCTGCGCTTGCTTGAGATCCTGCACGAGTACAAACCGCTGGAGCGGCAGCAGTTTGAGAGTGTGGAGTGGTACAACAACCGCAACCAGGACAATTACGTGTCGTGGAGCGACTCGGAGGATGAAGACGAGGACGAGGAGGTGGAGGCCAAAGAGAGGCCAGAGGCCAACTTTCCCTCCCCGTTCACCAACATCCTGTGTGGGATCATCTTCGTGGAGCGGCGCTACACAGCGGTGGTTCTGAACCG TCTAATCAAAGAGGCAGGGAAGCAGGACCCGGAGCTGGCTTACATCAGCAGCAACTTCATCACCGGCCACAGCATCGGGAAGAACCAGCCGAGGAACAAGCAGATGGAGGTGGAGTTCAGGAAGCAGGAGGAG GTTCTCAGAAAGTTCAGAGCTCACGAAACCAACCTGCTGATCGCCACCAGCATCGTAGAGGAAGGTGTGGATATTCCAAAGTGCAACCTTGTGGTCCGCTTCGACCTGCCTACAGAGTACAGGTCCTACGTCCAGTCCAAGGGCCGAGCCCGGGCCCCCGTCTCCAACTACATCATGCTGGCCGACTCTGAGAGGACCAAGAGCTTCGAGGAGGATCTGACCACCTACAAGGCCATTGAGAAG ATCCTGAGGAATAAATGCTCAAAGTCTGTGGAGGCTGGAGAGTTTGAGGCAGAGCAGAGTCTGGACGACGATAACCTCCTCCCTCCATACGTCCTGCGGTCTGAAGATGGAGGCCCACGGGTCACTATCAACACGGCCATTGGACACATCAACAG GTATTGCGCTCGGCTGCCCAGCGACCCGTTCACACACCTCGCTCCCAAATGTAAAACCATGGAGACGGGCGATGGACGCTTCCAGTCCACCCTCTTCTTGCCCATAAACTCTCCTCTGAGAGTCCCCGTCAAG GGTCCCGTCATGAACTGCGCCCGGCTGGCTGAGAAAGCTgttgctctgctctgctgtgaaaaACTCCATAAAATAG GTGAGCTGGACGACCACCTGATGCCTGTTGGGAAGGAGACGGTGAAGTATGAGGAGGAGCTGGACCTTCATGATGAGGAGGAGACCAACGTCCCGGGTCGACCCGGCTCCACCAAGAGAAGGCAGTGCTACCCTAAAGCC ATACCAGAGTGTCTGCAGGACAGCTACGCCCTGCCGGAGCAGACCTACTTCCTGTATGTGATTGGGATGGTCCTCACCACGCCGCTCCCCGATGAGTTGAACTTCCGCAGGAGAAAGCTGTACCCCCCCGAGGACACGACTCGGTGCTTCGGTATCCTGACTGCCAAACCCATACCTCGA ATCCCTCATTTCCCGGTATACACCCGCTCGGGCGAGGTGACCATCTCCATCGAGCTGCAGAAGTCTGGCTTCACGCTCAGCTCAGCCCAGCTGGACCTCATCACCCGCATGCATCAGTACATCTTCTCCCACATCCTCCGCCTGGAGAAACCTGCACTGGAGTTCAAACCCACGCTGGCTGACTCGGCTTATTGCGTTCTACCTCTGAATGTTG TTGGAGACTCCGACACTCTGGACATGGACTTTATGTTCATGGAGGACATTGAGAAGTCTGAGGCCCGAACAGGCATTCCTACCACTAAGTACACCAAGCAGAACCCCTTCATCTTCAAGCTGGAGGACTACCAGGATGCTGTGATCATTCCAAG GTATCGTAACTTCGACCAGCCGCATCGTTTCTACGTCGCTGACGTCTACACCGACCTGACGCCGCTCAGCAGGTTCCCATCGCCGGAGTACGAGACCTTCGCCGAGTATTACAAAACGAAATACAACCTGGACTTGTCCAACCTGAACCAGCCGCTGCTGGACGTCGACCACACCTCGTCCAG ACTCAACCTGTTGACACCCCGACACCTGAACCAGAAGGGGAAGGCTTTGCCTCTGAGCAGCGCGGAGAAGAGGAAAGCCAAGTGGGAGAGCCTGCAGAACAAACAG ATTCTGGTTCCGGAGCTGTGTGCCATCCATCCCATTCCCGCCTCCCTGTGGAGGAAAGCCGTGTGTCTGCCCAGCATCCTGTACCGCCTCCACTGCCTGCTGACGGCCGAGGAGCTGCGAGCCCAGACTGCCACCGAAGCTGGAGTCGGGGTGCAGACCCTCCCCACCGACTTCAG GTATCCAAACCTGGACTTTGGCTGGAAGAGATCCATCGACATTAAGACGTTCAGCCCCTGTCCTGAATCCTGCAGCGAAGAAGCAGATTGTAAGCACCAAAATCTTACCTTCTTAGCACTTCCCAGCAGTCACCAGGGGCCCCTCACGGGCCCTGCAGAGGGGCCCTGCACGGAGAACCTAACTAACGGCACTACCGTGACGGACGACGGCCACAGAGACGAGCACCTTCACCAACATGACAGTTGCCAAGGCTGCGGCGGCAGCTCTGAATGGAAACACGACGCTACCTCAGTTCCTGCGCAGACGCCCCTCGGCTCCAGTTCTCCTCAGCCCAGCCATGAATGTACCTCCAGGAGGACCTCACCCCACAGTAATGAAGCTACCTCAGACTGCACTCGTACAGCACCTTCCCCTGACCTCACCGCCGGGCCCCGGGCCGTGGACTCGCCCAGGAACCTGGGCCCCAACCCCGGCCTCATCCTGCAGGCCTTGACTCTGTCCAACGCCAGTGACGGCTTCAACCTGGAGCGGCTTGAGATGCTCGGCGACTCCTTCCTGAAGCACGCCATCACCACCTACCTGTTCTGCACCTACCCCGACGCACACGAAGGGAGGCTCAGCTACATGCGCAGCAAGAAG GTGAGCAACTGTAACCTGTACCGTCTGGGGAAGAAGAAGGGGCTTCCCAGCCGGATGGTGGTGTCCATCTTTGACCCTCCTGTCAACTGGTTGCCGCCCGGATACGTGGTGAACCAGGACAAGAGCAGCTCGGACAGAGTGGACTCGGAGGAG GCGAGAGAGGAGCTGGTGTCCAACGGGCGATCTGGGAACGACTTCGACGACGAGGACCGGGACGACGAGGGTGAAGACGTGGACGAAGATGAGCTGATGCTGAAGGACGAACCGAAGGATGATGTCAACATGGAGGACGACCTGGAATACTACAAGGAGCACATCCGTTTCATCGACAACATGCTGCTGGGGTCCGGCGCGTTCGGGAAGAAGATCTCCATCAGCGGCTTCGGGCCGCCGCTCAGCCCGGCCCCAGGCTCCTCCCCCTCCATGGACTCTTCCTACGACTGGAAGGCCCCCAAGAAGCCCGCCCAGCACTCTGAGCAGGCGCACTGCGGCTCGGCGGCCGAGGAATTCGACTACAGCTCGTGGGACGCCATGTGCTACCTGGACCCCAGCAAGGCGGGCGAGGAGGACGACTTCGTGGTGGGATTCTGGAACCCGTCGGAGGAGAACTGCGGCACCGAACTCGGGAAGCAGTCCATCTCCTACGACCTGCACACGGAGCAGTGCATCGCCGACAAGAGCATCGCCGACTGTGTGGAGGCGCTGCTGGGCTGCTACCTGACCAGCTGTGGAGAGCGGGCCGCCCAGATGTTCCTCTGCTCGCTGGGCCTCAAG GTGCTGCCGGTGCAGCGGGGGTCTCACACGGTGCTGGTGGTTCCGGCGGTTCTGACTCCGGCCGTGGAGCTGATGTACGGCTGGCTGAAGATCCCGCCCCGCTGCATGCTGGACCATCCTGACGCAGAGCGCACGCTGCAGCACCTCATCTCGGGCTTCGAGAACTTTGAGAGGAAAATCAACTACACGTTTCAGAACAAGGCTTACCTGCTGCAGGCCTTCACCCACGCCTCCTACCATTACAACACCATCACAG ATTGCTACCAGCGGCTGGAGTTTCTCGGCGACGCGATCCTAGACTACCTCATAACGAAGCACCTTTACGAAGACCCCCGGCAGCACTCGCCCGGCGTGCTGACGGACCTGCGCTCGGCGCTCGTCAACAACACCATCTTCGCCTCGCTCGCCGTCAAATACGACTACCACAAGTTCTTCAAGGCCATCTCTCCGGAGCTGTTCCACGTCATCGACGACTTCGTGCAGTTCCAGCTGGAGAAGGACGAGATGCAGGGCATGGACTCCGAG CTGCGACGTTCTGAAGAAGacgaggagaaggaggaggacatCGAGGTGCCCAAGGCCATGGGGGACATCTTTGAGTCCCTGGCTGGAGCCATCTACATGGACAGCAGGATGTCCCTGGAGACGGTGTGGCAGGTCTACTATCCAATGATGAGGCCTCTCATCG AGAAATTCTCCGCCAACGTTCCTCGCTCTCCAGTCCGGGAACTCCTGGAGATGGAACCAGAAACTGCCAAGTTTAG CCCAGCGGAGCGTACCTACGACGGGAAGGTGCGTGTGACGGTGGAAGTTGTCGGGAAGGGGAAGTTCAAAGGAGTCGGCCGCAGCTACCGGATCGCCAAGTCGGCGGCAGCCCGCCGAGCTCTGCGCAGCCTCAAAGCCAATCAACCTCAGGTCCAAACCAACTGA